In Treponema sp. OMZ 798, the following proteins share a genomic window:
- a CDS encoding folylpolyglutamate synthase/dihydrofolate synthase family protein gives MNTDKFSTWLDAFINYERNAHKNENNLKKMRKFADFFGNPQDDFLSVHIAGSKGKGSVSAMIASILKEAGKKTGLYTSPHVSDFRERMTEAGSFFDDEAYSSAYKKIIEGFDAILKKEPEIDPGWFEIVTVTAFLLFSMQKTDWAVIETGMGGRLDMTNILKPSACVLTPIELEHTQYLGDTIEKIAFEKAGIIKQNTPVFCCKQPDEALRVFKKRAAELNAEFFYTPEIVKEPVSYSLSKAGLKIDINFQDSHHLSKLFKRPISANLKLLDCIQAENAALAASTIKYLFPEMDEAIIERGLSKAWLPARFELLSDKTEIIIDGAHTKNSIALCMSTYNELVKEKGTLIFACAEDKNVKDMVPFFKDHFTKILVTIPGAAKKSNPDLSYKAFQEALKGSACIIEKNADYEAVIKKEIIESRKKNSPLLITGSFYLAAEAKRIHTLLDHQA, from the coding sequence ATGAATACGGATAAATTCAGTACATGGCTGGATGCCTTTATAAATTATGAAAGAAATGCGCATAAGAATGAAAATAATCTCAAAAAAATGAGGAAATTCGCCGATTTTTTTGGCAATCCTCAAGACGATTTTTTATCGGTGCATATTGCAGGCTCAAAGGGAAAGGGTTCCGTTTCTGCCATGATTGCATCCATCTTAAAAGAAGCCGGAAAAAAAACAGGCCTTTACACCTCCCCTCATGTGTCGGACTTTAGAGAGAGGATGACCGAGGCCGGAAGCTTCTTTGATGACGAGGCCTACTCTTCTGCTTATAAAAAAATTATCGAAGGCTTTGATGCCATCCTCAAAAAAGAGCCGGAAATAGACCCGGGCTGGTTCGAAATAGTTACGGTTACCGCCTTCTTGCTTTTCAGTATGCAAAAAACGGATTGGGCCGTTATCGAAACAGGTATGGGAGGAAGGCTGGATATGACCAACATCCTAAAACCAAGCGCCTGCGTTTTAACGCCCATTGAGCTTGAGCACACCCAATATCTTGGAGACACGATAGAAAAAATAGCCTTTGAAAAAGCAGGAATCATCAAGCAAAACACTCCCGTCTTTTGCTGTAAGCAGCCTGATGAGGCATTAAGGGTCTTTAAAAAAAGAGCGGCCGAGCTGAATGCGGAATTTTTTTATACCCCCGAAATCGTAAAAGAACCTGTGAGCTACAGCCTTTCAAAGGCGGGCTTAAAAATAGATATTAACTTTCAAGATTCGCATCATTTAAGCAAGCTGTTTAAAAGACCTATCAGTGCAAACTTAAAACTCCTTGACTGCATTCAGGCGGAAAATGCTGCTCTTGCAGCCTCTACAATCAAATATCTATTTCCCGAAATGGATGAAGCAATTATCGAAAGGGGACTTTCAAAGGCGTGGCTCCCTGCCCGCTTTGAACTTCTTTCGGATAAGACTGAAATTATAATCGACGGAGCCCATACAAAAAACAGCATAGCTCTTTGCATGAGCACCTACAATGAACTGGTAAAAGAAAAAGGAACCCTCATCTTTGCCTGCGCAGAAGACAAAAACGTGAAGGACATGGTGCCGTTTTTTAAGGATCATTTTACAAAAATACTTGTCACGATTCCGGGAGCGGCAAAAAAAAGCAATCCCGATTTAAGCTACAAAGCCTTCCAAGAAGCCCTAAAGGGTTCGGCATGTATTATAGAAAAAAATGCAGACTATGAGGCCGTAATAAAAAAAGAAATTATCGAATCTCGCAAAAAAAACAGTCCTCTTTTGATTACAGGATCATTTTATCTGGCGGCTGAAGCGAAAAGGATACATACTCTTTTGGATCATCAAGCTTAA
- a CDS encoding RNA pseudouridine synthase, translating into MLINCEFSFQAEAVFENEAYAVLYKPRGMPTAPLAENEEGTLVSWFLKRCPEASSVRGKKDIEAGLIHRLDTATSGLVLIAKNQESYDALNLMQANNLIKKTYAAFTDVDRDADLNPDFSQSNLPYRISSQFRSYGPKGKKVLPVFYGMRDFCSTAKIYTTNIIEITNFPPKDNSIPMVTCTLNQGFRHQVRAHLASIGLPIYGDPLYNGKFKDFPQEKIDEHSYPLQLYAVCLSFPEPKKNFKLDDPKEYVSFSLQPPDKMIL; encoded by the coding sequence ATGCTGATTAATTGTGAATTTTCTTTCCAAGCTGAGGCGGTTTTTGAAAATGAAGCTTATGCCGTTCTATATAAACCACGCGGAATGCCTACTGCTCCTCTCGCAGAAAATGAAGAAGGAACCTTGGTTTCGTGGTTTTTAAAAAGATGTCCTGAAGCTTCTTCGGTAAGGGGTAAAAAGGATATTGAAGCCGGCCTTATTCACAGGCTCGATACGGCAACAAGCGGCTTGGTGCTGATTGCAAAAAATCAAGAAAGCTATGATGCCTTAAATTTAATGCAGGCAAATAATTTGATAAAAAAAACATATGCCGCTTTTACGGACGTTGACAGAGATGCGGACTTAAATCCGGATTTTTCTCAGTCTAACCTTCCGTATAGAATTTCAAGCCAGTTTAGAAGCTACGGCCCCAAGGGAAAAAAGGTCCTTCCGGTTTTTTACGGTATGAGAGATTTTTGTTCTACAGCAAAAATCTATACGACCAATATTATCGAAATAACTAATTTTCCGCCTAAGGATAATTCCATTCCGATGGTAACATGTACCTTAAATCAAGGCTTTAGGCATCAGGTAAGGGCTCACCTTGCTTCCATAGGGCTGCCTATTTACGGAGACCCCTTATACAACGGAAAGTTCAAAGATTTTCCGCAAGAAAAAATAGATGAGCACTCCTATCCCTTGCAGCTATATGCCGTATGTCTTTCCTTCCCTGAGCCTAAAAAAAACTTTAAGCTTGATGATCCAAAAGAGTATGTATCCTTTTCGCTTCAGCCGCCAGATAAAATGATCCTGTAA
- a CDS encoding RluA family pseudouridine synthase, with protein sequence MAPGKSLVCRSISEKFKVEGLVSPCRIDVYCTERLKNLSRSQLKTGLKSLHVNSQKAKLSRNVQNGDLIELVWDNPVPEYAGPQKIPLRVIYEDENILVINKERGMVTHPAGGNWDNTLVNALNYYRLYDSKIKDEFSIILSGLLSQEDFLPQECFFKNIESFPSDPYRMGIVHRLDKETSGLIITARNLKTEKLLKSFFKKRMVKKYYLAILDGAPPKTKGRIKTSVFRSSSDRKKFRASADLSKGKKALSSYKVLKSNGRMSLVLFRIYTGRTHQIRLHAKFMGCPVAGDKVYGKRKDTPMMLHAYKLVIPQAVNSKKEFTAPIPNDFKQILIREALC encoded by the coding sequence ATGGCTCCCGGTAAAAGTCTTGTTTGTAGATCAATATCCGAAAAATTTAAGGTTGAAGGCCTTGTCTCTCCTTGCAGGATTGATGTTTATTGTACAGAAAGGCTAAAAAATTTAAGCCGCTCTCAATTAAAGACAGGTCTAAAGTCTCTCCATGTAAATTCACAAAAAGCTAAACTTTCCCGCAATGTTCAAAACGGGGACCTGATTGAGCTTGTTTGGGATAATCCGGTTCCCGAATATGCCGGGCCTCAAAAAATACCTCTAAGGGTAATTTATGAAGATGAGAACATACTGGTTATAAACAAGGAAAGGGGAATGGTAACCCATCCTGCAGGCGGAAATTGGGATAATACCCTTGTAAATGCCTTAAATTATTACAGGCTCTATGATTCCAAAATCAAGGATGAGTTTTCAATAATTCTTAGCGGTTTGCTGAGCCAAGAAGATTTTTTGCCGCAAGAATGTTTTTTTAAAAATATTGAGAGTTTTCCCTCAGATCCTTACCGCATGGGTATTGTCCACCGTCTGGATAAGGAAACTTCAGGGCTTATAATTACAGCAAGAAATTTAAAAACCGAAAAACTTTTAAAATCTTTTTTTAAAAAGAGGATGGTAAAAAAATATTATCTTGCAATCCTTGACGGTGCTCCGCCTAAAACCAAGGGCCGGATAAAAACTTCGGTTTTTCGATCTTCTTCAGACAGAAAAAAATTTAGGGCCTCTGCCGACTTGTCTAAGGGAAAGAAGGCTCTTTCATCATATAAGGTGCTGAAGTCCAACGGAAGGATGTCCTTGGTTCTTTTTAGAATTTACACAGGCCGCACCCATCAAATCCGTTTGCATGCAAAATTTATGGGCTGCCCTGTTGCAGGCGATAAGGTTTACGGCAAAAGAAAAGATACTCCTATGATGCTGCACGCTTATAAGCTTGTAATTCCTCAAGCCGTAAATTCAAAAAAAGAATTTACGGCACCTATACCGAATGATTTTAAACAAATACTTATACGGGAGGCTCTATGCTGA
- the rsmA gene encoding 16S rRNA (adenine(1518)-N(6)/adenine(1519)-N(6))-dimethyltransferase RsmA, with the protein MESGAFLGLPNYDSPAELKALLESLGFAMQKKFGQNFLIDKKTRENLVSFLDIDEGTRIWEVGPGLGAMAALLLEKGAFLTAFEIDKGFISLLKKIFSEKGRNFTLIEGDVQKNWLPYLKEHGKPDIFFGNLPYNIASELIASTVEAGVVFDTMLFTVQKEAAERIIARPNQKNYTAFSVLCSLFYECKILKTIPASAFWPQPNVESATVLFKAKKDFAEYKNYKLFIKIVKALFSSRRKNIKNNLGGWMKSNGYGDKIELVLQKAELNGNLRAESLTLYDFLLLSDIISSLDK; encoded by the coding sequence ATGGAATCCGGGGCTTTTTTAGGTCTTCCAAATTATGACTCTCCGGCAGAACTCAAGGCTCTTTTAGAAAGCCTGGGTTTTGCCATGCAAAAAAAATTCGGACAAAATTTTTTGATCGATAAAAAGACCCGTGAGAACCTGGTTTCCTTTTTGGATATCGATGAGGGAACAAGGATTTGGGAGGTAGGCCCTGGCCTCGGAGCTATGGCTGCTCTTCTTTTAGAAAAAGGCGCTTTTCTTACAGCCTTTGAAATAGATAAGGGCTTTATCTCCCTTTTAAAAAAAATCTTTTCGGAAAAAGGGCGGAATTTTACTCTTATCGAAGGAGATGTTCAAAAAAACTGGCTCCCTTATCTAAAAGAACATGGGAAACCCGATATCTTTTTCGGTAATCTTCCGTATAACATAGCTTCCGAATTGATTGCTTCTACGGTAGAAGCCGGAGTTGTTTTTGATACCATGCTTTTTACAGTACAAAAAGAGGCTGCCGAAAGGATTATTGCAAGGCCCAATCAAAAAAACTATACGGCATTTTCGGTGCTTTGTTCCTTGTTTTATGAGTGCAAAATTTTAAAGACAATCCCCGCTTCAGCCTTTTGGCCCCAACCCAATGTAGAGTCTGCAACTGTCTTGTTTAAGGCAAAAAAAGATTTTGCTGAATATAAAAACTATAAGCTTTTTATCAAAATAGTAAAGGCCCTTTTTTCTTCGCGCCGAAAAAATATAAAAAATAACTTGGGGGGGTGGATGAAATCAAACGGATATGGGGATAAGATCGAGCTTGTTTTACAAAAAGCCGAATTAAACGGAAATTTAAGAGCCGAGTCCTTGACCCTATATGATTTTTTGCTCTTATCTGATATAATCTCTTCTTTGGATAAATAA
- a CDS encoding PTS sugar transporter subunit IIA, giving the protein MASEILTIEEVARYLRVSERTVYEWAQKGEIPAGKIGTVWRFKKDDIESWVDERLASSKTSAPKQHKIATENVLSPDRVVLLDYASKHDVLVMMAEVLAKAPQVKNSAELLDSILKREALMSTAVGRGIAIPHVRLSSVTDLVMAVGVSKRDILDFDAIDGNPVRLVFMIAAANNQHDYYLQTISHFSAKLRNDELKSRLLNSTDPMEIYAILCE; this is encoded by the coding sequence TTGGCAAGCGAAATTTTGACTATTGAAGAAGTGGCCCGTTATTTGCGTGTTTCCGAAAGAACCGTCTACGAGTGGGCGCAAAAGGGTGAAATACCTGCCGGAAAGATCGGGACGGTCTGGCGTTTTAAAAAAGATGATATTGAAAGCTGGGTGGATGAGCGCTTAGCCTCTTCAAAAACTTCAGCTCCTAAACAGCATAAAATAGCAACGGAAAATGTTTTGTCGCCCGATAGGGTTGTCCTTTTAGATTATGCTTCAAAACATGACGTCTTGGTTATGATGGCTGAAGTTTTGGCTAAGGCTCCTCAGGTAAAAAATTCTGCCGAGCTTTTGGATTCCATACTAAAGAGGGAAGCCCTTATGTCAACGGCTGTAGGAAGAGGAATTGCCATTCCCCATGTGAGGCTTTCTTCCGTAACCGACTTGGTTATGGCTGTGGGTGTTTCTAAGAGGGATATTTTAGATTTTGATGCTATTGACGGGAATCCCGTACGGCTGGTCTTCATGATTGCCGCTGCAAACAACCAGCACGATTATTATTTGCAGACTATTTCTCATTTTAGCGCAAAGCTGCGTAATGACGAACTTAAAAGCCGCCTCTTAAATTCTACCGATCCAATGGAGATTTACGCCATCTTGTGCGAATAG
- a CDS encoding FprA family A-type flavoprotein has product MEAKKLTETVYCIHADIHDRTARFEGIWLLPHGVSINSYVVRGEKTALIDIVKDWDGSVDSYRKQLESIGLSFSSFDYVILNHLEPDHADLINLVREENPRAEILASTKGAALVENFFKIKEGVRAVKDGEVLDLGGGKKLVFYETPNIHWPETMMTYDPDDKILFSCDAFGSYGCIGEKIFDDQHTEDELKFFENEALRYYANIVASFSTFVNKGIEKLGSLELKFICPSHGLVWRGNPARIVNLYKKFADYNTGDGSGLEKTICIIWGSMYGYTKDGLDAVIEGINEEGVEYSIYRIPDTDATFILGEAYRSAGLLLAMPTYEYKMFPPMAHILDLFERKHFVNKKVFRIGSWGWVGGAKKEYETRIEKFKWTNIESHEWQGKISDEDKRILKERGRELAKAVKNGAIS; this is encoded by the coding sequence ATGGAAGCAAAAAAACTGACAGAAACCGTATATTGTATTCATGCCGATATTCATGATAGAACTGCACGCTTTGAAGGCATATGGCTATTGCCTCACGGCGTTTCTATAAATTCTTATGTTGTAAGGGGTGAAAAAACAGCCCTTATCGATATCGTAAAGGATTGGGACGGCTCGGTAGATTCTTACCGAAAGCAGCTGGAATCCATAGGACTTTCTTTTTCTTCTTTTGATTATGTAATCCTAAACCATCTTGAGCCCGACCATGCCGACCTTATCAATCTTGTAAGGGAAGAAAACCCAAGAGCCGAAATCTTGGCTTCTACGAAGGGGGCCGCCCTTGTCGAAAACTTTTTTAAGATAAAAGAGGGGGTAAGGGCCGTAAAGGACGGAGAGGTTTTGGATTTAGGCGGAGGAAAAAAGCTCGTCTTCTATGAAACTCCCAATATCCACTGGCCCGAGACAATGATGACCTATGACCCGGACGATAAAATTTTATTTTCCTGCGATGCCTTCGGTTCTTACGGCTGCATAGGCGAAAAAATATTCGATGATCAGCACACGGAAGATGAGCTTAAATTTTTTGAAAACGAGGCCCTCAGGTACTACGCCAACATTGTTGCAAGCTTCAGTACCTTTGTAAACAAGGGTATAGAAAAACTCGGTTCCCTTGAGCTTAAATTTATCTGCCCGAGTCACGGTTTGGTTTGGAGGGGAAATCCTGCCAGAATCGTAAACCTCTATAAAAAATTTGCAGATTACAATACCGGAGACGGAAGCGGGCTGGAAAAAACTATCTGCATTATTTGGGGCTCTATGTACGGCTACACCAAGGACGGCTTGGATGCGGTTATTGAGGGCATAAATGAAGAGGGTGTTGAATACTCGATTTACCGAATACCCGATACTGACGCAACCTTTATTTTAGGCGAGGCTTATCGCTCGGCAGGGCTCTTGCTGGCTATGCCGACATACGAATACAAGATGTTCCCGCCTATGGCTCATATTCTTGACCTCTTTGAAAGAAAGCACTTTGTCAATAAAAAGGTATTCCGTATAGGAAGCTGGGGCTGGGTTGGAGGCGCCAAAAAAGAGTATGAAACCCGTATCGAAAAATTTAAGTGGACCAATATCGAATCCCATGAATGGCAGGGCAAGATAAGCGATGAAGATAAACGCATATTAAAAGAAAGAGGAAGAGAATTGGCGAAGGCTGTAAAAAACGGAGCCATATCTTGA
- a CDS encoding ABC transporter ATP-binding protein produces the protein MSDNEKKIDPNDYVLELLNIKKYFEPHQGLVQSLSKGKAKKIKAVDNVTLRLRRGEIFGLIGESGSGKTTIGKIAMKLHTPTEGTILYNGEDVTNSDKEKTAVYRRRVQMIFQDPYASMNPRFKIRDVMEEPLIIHKIKGTRAENDEKIIQAISEVKLNPPEEFMTRYPHMLSGGQRQRIATARTLILNPEVIVADEPVSMIDLSTRAEILHMMRDVQRKLGLTYLYITHDLSTARYFTDRIAVMYLGRIVEMGDADDVIDNPMHPYTQALIEAVPEPKPGMLEVIKKLPISGEIPSPANIPQGCRFHTRCPYADETCSSMEEPSLTDIGKGHFHACRKADEIKEKQNKEQK, from the coding sequence ATGAGCGATAACGAAAAAAAGATAGATCCTAATGACTATGTTCTTGAACTCTTAAATATAAAAAAATATTTTGAGCCCCATCAAGGTTTGGTCCAAAGTCTTTCTAAGGGAAAGGCAAAAAAAATAAAGGCCGTAGATAATGTTACCCTGCGTCTAAGGAGGGGTGAAATATTCGGGCTTATAGGGGAATCCGGCTCCGGTAAGACTACGATAGGAAAGATAGCCATGAAGCTTCACACGCCTACCGAAGGTACAATCCTATACAATGGAGAAGATGTTACAAACAGCGATAAGGAAAAGACGGCCGTTTACCGCCGCCGTGTACAGATGATTTTCCAAGACCCTTATGCTTCAATGAATCCTCGTTTTAAAATAAGGGATGTAATGGAGGAACCTCTGATTATCCACAAGATTAAGGGAACCAGGGCAGAAAATGATGAAAAAATCATACAGGCAATTTCGGAAGTAAAGCTTAACCCGCCTGAGGAATTTATGACAAGGTATCCTCACATGCTTTCGGGCGGTCAAAGACAGCGTATAGCTACGGCAAGAACCCTTATCCTAAACCCCGAGGTTATAGTTGCCGATGAGCCTGTTTCGATGATTGACCTTTCAACCCGTGCCGAAATTCTTCATATGATGAGGGACGTTCAAAGGAAGCTGGGGCTTACCTATCTTTATATTACTCATGACCTTTCAACTGCAAGGTATTTTACCGACAGAATAGCGGTTATGTATCTTGGCCGAATTGTCGAGATGGGTGATGCCGATGATGTTATAGATAACCCCATGCATCCTTATACTCAGGCCTTGATTGAGGCTGTTCCTGAGCCTAAGCCGGGAATGCTTGAGGTAATTAAAAAACTCCCCATTTCGGGAGAAATTCCTTCTCCTGCAAACATTCCGCAAGGCTGTCGCTTCCATACAAGATGTCCCTATGCGGATGAAACCTGTTCTTCTATGGAAGAACCTTCTTTGACGGATATAGGAAAGGGGCATTTTCATGCCTGCCGAAAGGCTGACGAGATTAAGGAAAAGCAAAACAAGGAGCAAAAATAA
- a CDS encoding ABC transporter ATP-binding protein, protein MENKEVVLDVKNLRLYYHTSAGIVKALDDVSFQLHAGETLGLVGESGCGKTTTGMALLKMPSPPGRVEENSQIIINGRDIVPLSDSEIRKNVRWQEISMVFQGAMNSLTPVYTIGKQMLETLREHKEMGDKEAQDLMEEYLGYVGLPPEVLNRYPHELSGGMKQRVVIASGLFLKPKLVILDEPTTALDVIVQAQIINLLKELKQKFKLSFIFITHDLSLEAEISDRICVMYAGKIAELGTNEQIYGKEPLHPYTQKLLQATPLLRKRVSELSYIPGTPPDLISPPKGCRFNPRCHCTMDKCFEVEPPLIEVEPGHQVACWRCVK, encoded by the coding sequence ATGGAAAATAAAGAAGTAGTTCTTGACGTAAAAAACTTGAGATTGTACTATCACACCTCCGCAGGTATAGTAAAAGCCTTGGATGATGTGAGTTTTCAGCTCCATGCCGGTGAAACGCTTGGGCTTGTAGGCGAATCGGGCTGCGGTAAAACCACAACCGGTATGGCTCTGCTTAAAATGCCCTCTCCTCCCGGCAGGGTAGAAGAGAATTCTCAAATTATAATCAATGGAAGGGATATTGTTCCCCTTTCCGATTCGGAAATAAGAAAAAATGTCCGCTGGCAGGAAATTTCGATGGTCTTCCAAGGCGCTATGAACAGTTTGACTCCGGTTTACACAATCGGAAAGCAGATGCTTGAGACCTTAAGGGAACATAAGGAAATGGGCGATAAAGAGGCTCAAGATCTTATGGAAGAATACCTTGGCTATGTAGGTCTTCCGCCTGAGGTCTTAAACCGCTATCCTCACGAGCTTTCAGGAGGAATGAAGCAAAGGGTTGTTATAGCAAGCGGCTTATTCCTAAAGCCTAAACTTGTTATCTTGGATGAACCTACCACAGCCCTCGACGTTATCGTTCAGGCCCAGATCATAAATCTTTTAAAAGAATTAAAACAAAAATTTAAGCTTTCGTTTATATTTATTACCCATGATCTTTCTCTTGAAGCCGAGATTTCGGATAGAATTTGTGTTATGTATGCAGGAAAAATTGCCGAACTTGGAACTAACGAGCAGATATACGGTAAGGAGCCTCTGCATCCGTATACACAAAAGCTTTTACAGGCAACGCCTCTTTTGAGAAAGAGAGTGAGCGAGCTTTCCTATATTCCGGGAACTCCGCCGGATCTTATTTCTCCGCCTAAGGGCTGCCGCTTTAATCCGAGGTGCCATTGTACAATGGATAAATGCTTTGAAGTTGAACCTCCGCTTATTGAGGTTGAACCGGGACATCAAGTAGCATGCTGGAGGTGTGTAAAATGA
- a CDS encoding ABC transporter permease, translating into MQNFIDRFKEFWDDFKKEKIGIVAIVLLGLLVLLIILEPIVLPFKGTNDNWHNISYWEDNPASAPPIWSELFSSKKSARTIQLTEAEITEENSDHFGSAVVYSFKYNYKYDKNPNNIIFRAELTGDVIMSMDVIRPDGSHIELGVFQKGNLKDHHSRFSVLTDAKSTMQQFAASYGATSTSGNANPVQLLFSEASKTMYRDKKPLKGEYVFKFVVPKDVANNQANKIENPRVIVPGSVSGLLGTDLNKRDVFSGVMAGLKWALLIGLVASIISVLVGVMYGIISAYFGGKVDTVMMFIFEIVVSVPIIPILIVSAAVFKPSIWMIILALIIFGWTGSVKTVRSMALQIKEETYIEAAKALGAGKWRIILKHIAPLLLPYSFAIMASSVPGAIIFESSLSLLGLGDPSIVTWGQILHDAQTSGATLNGLWWWIIPPGLFIALLGMIFAFLGFAMDKILHPKLRTR; encoded by the coding sequence ATGCAGAATTTCATTGATAGATTTAAAGAATTTTGGGATGACTTTAAAAAAGAAAAAATAGGTATAGTTGCTATAGTTCTTTTGGGTTTACTTGTACTTTTGATTATACTTGAACCTATTGTTTTACCTTTTAAAGGAACGAACGATAATTGGCATAATATTTCGTATTGGGAAGATAATCCTGCTTCCGCTCCTCCCATATGGTCCGAACTTTTTAGTTCAAAAAAGTCGGCTAGGACGATTCAGCTTACTGAAGCCGAAATAACGGAAGAAAACTCGGATCATTTCGGTTCTGCTGTAGTATATAGCTTTAAATATAACTATAAATATGATAAAAATCCCAACAACATTATTTTTAGGGCTGAACTTACAGGTGATGTAATAATGAGTATGGATGTTATCCGTCCGGATGGCAGTCATATAGAGCTTGGGGTATTTCAAAAAGGAAATTTAAAAGATCATCATAGCCGCTTTTCTGTTTTAACAGATGCGAAATCCACGATGCAGCAATTTGCAGCCTCTTATGGTGCAACTTCCACCTCGGGAAATGCAAATCCTGTTCAGCTTTTGTTCTCTGAAGCTTCAAAGACTATGTACAGGGATAAAAAGCCTTTAAAAGGAGAATATGTTTTTAAATTCGTTGTTCCGAAAGATGTTGCAAATAATCAGGCAAACAAGATTGAAAATCCAAGAGTGATAGTTCCCGGCTCCGTTTCGGGGCTTTTGGGTACCGACTTAAATAAAAGGGATGTTTTTTCGGGTGTTATGGCCGGTTTAAAATGGGCTCTTTTAATAGGTCTTGTAGCAAGTATTATTTCGGTTTTGGTAGGAGTTATGTACGGTATTATAAGTGCCTACTTCGGCGGAAAGGTTGATACGGTTATGATGTTCATCTTTGAAATAGTAGTATCTGTTCCAATCATTCCTATATTGATTGTGTCTGCTGCCGTTTTTAAACCGAGTATATGGATGATAATCCTAGCCCTTATTATCTTCGGCTGGACCGGTTCGGTAAAGACTGTCCGATCCATGGCCTTGCAGATAAAAGAAGAAACCTATATCGAGGCTGCAAAGGCCTTAGGGGCCGGAAAATGGAGAATCATCCTTAAACATATCGCTCCTCTTCTTTTACCTTACTCCTTTGCAATTATGGCAAGTTCTGTACCCGGTGCAATTATCTTTGAATCTTCTCTTTCTCTTTTAGGTTTGGGAGATCCTTCTATTGTAACCTGGGGGCAAATTCTTCACGATGCCCAGACTTCGGGCGCAACCTTAAACGGCCTATGGTGGTGGATTATTCCTCCGGGCCTTTTTATAGCCCTTTTAGGTATGATATTCGCATTCTTAGGCTTTGCAATGGATAAGATTCTGCATCCTAAACTAAGGACAAGGTAA
- a CDS encoding ABC transporter permease has protein sequence MYKWYALKRILRGVIIYSILIFIFSFLFNQINEKVQRSQIAEIVRAEAKGLKNMTAEQIMMWRKDQELTLIKQYKLDRPLVERVLNNAKRVLTFDFGKSTTIKSLTGSQDVIKILGEAIPRTLLLFTTAFVINTLIGLALGLKKAQKPGGKLDKVTSLITLIIYGMPSWWLAMLLIFLFVYTIPIFPSGGVNSVPVPEGIWFVFDRIKHLALPILTLVFLGFWSTAYVIRNLVLGTLQEDFIMSARARGIPEKKVLHGHTLRTCAPPLVTMILLSFLASMSGSIIFEGIFSWPGLGQLYWIAVQQNDIPVLMGDLAITTGLYQAGLIILDLIYGFLDPRIKVGGKA, from the coding sequence ATGTACAAGTGGTATGCACTTAAACGTATTTTACGCGGTGTAATAATATATTCCATTCTTATTTTTATTTTTTCTTTTTTGTTTAATCAGATAAATGAAAAGGTTCAGCGCAGCCAGATAGCCGAAATAGTCCGTGCTGAAGCAAAGGGTCTAAAAAATATGACTGCCGAACAGATAATGATGTGGCGTAAAGACCAAGAATTAACCCTTATTAAACAATATAAATTAGACAGACCCCTAGTTGAGCGTGTTTTAAATAACGCAAAGAGGGTTCTGACCTTTGATTTTGGTAAATCGACAACGATTAAATCCTTAACCGGTTCTCAAGATGTTATTAAAATACTCGGTGAGGCAATCCCCAGGACCCTTCTCCTGTTTACAACTGCCTTCGTAATTAATACGCTGATTGGTTTAGCCTTGGGTTTAAAAAAAGCCCAAAAGCCGGGAGGCAAATTAGATAAGGTAACAAGTTTGATCACCCTTATCATTTACGGTATGCCCAGCTGGTGGCTTGCAATGCTTTTAATATTTTTGTTTGTTTATACCATTCCGATTTTTCCATCGGGAGGAGTAAACTCGGTTCCCGTTCCGGAAGGAATTTGGTTTGTTTTTGATAGAATTAAGCATCTTGCTCTTCCTATTCTTACCTTGGTTTTCTTAGGTTTTTGGAGTACGGCTTATGTTATCCGAAACCTTGTATTAGGTACCTTACAGGAAGATTTTATAATGAGTGCAAGGGCTAGAGGCATCCCTGAAAAGAAGGTTCTTCACGGTCATACTTTGCGCACCTGTGCCCCTCCCTTGGTGACAATGATTTTATTATCATTTTTGGCCTCAATGTCAGGAAGTATTATATTTGAAGGTATTTTTTCTTGGCCGGGACTAGGTCAGCTGTATTGGATCGCTGTTCAGCAAAACGATATCCCTGTCTTAATGGGCGACTTAGCTATAACTACAGGGCTTTATCAAGCAGGTCTTATAATTCTTGATTTGATTTACGGCTTTTTAGACCCGCGTATAAAAGTTGGAGGCAAGGCATGA